One window of the Lytechinus variegatus isolate NC3 chromosome 3, Lvar_3.0, whole genome shotgun sequence genome contains the following:
- the LOC121412248 gene encoding transmembrane protein 145-like, whose protein sequence is MDSFYFRNSEDNVLNFTLMYPADQCCYRLVIFDESYGQWGSIRPNEDRLTCRGKIDRVKDLDFKIKLTGLDPVCHVTTDDNGFKWLVCQGTIDFESRQRPQYYFVHLTNCRSNRKGLRNVSFSLHMTNGNNRLKEFAENQKFMMETDLAFFLGYVVMTIVATRFRYILSLRKLLHLTYRLFYSSLFFKTVCLLLLNIDLSRFARTGLEMTKMQDAAEVFSWLSTVFFVCVLLLVSKGFSITRAQISLPGTVKTICFGFIYLTFYTIVFFDQRVLLDPQDIIVSMTSLSASGLIGLKFTGAIIFVYGCIVTIKNHPRKVPFYLPFTIFFSVWFVAEPTYRLLYLYVYPVLKSPNIWNGIDLALCFTGHAYFLYITRPDRLNKRFPFHLRAGKVSFRDIDEDVEDLYIPSKDFYSIFQTGKKSDIGPGTTLTIPEGPQHFQTPVLPFNAPSEECLAVLLRPSLPEIPTVSATVDLSYRIPHRRYQPCLLMLTYHTKHHHRLYQRYLVLFRNGHLQRPRYLFPCLP, encoded by the exons ACCTGTCGGGGGAAGATTGATAGGGTTAAAGATCttgattttaaaatcaaattgacTGGTCTTGATCCTGTTTGTCACGTGACTACTGATGACAATGGTTTCAAA TGGCTGGTTTGTCAAGGTACCATCGACTTCGAATCCCGACAGCGCCCACAGTACTATTTTGTTCACCTGACTAATTGCCGATCCAACCGGAAAGGGTTGAGGAATGTCTCGTTTTCTTTGCACATGACAAATGGAAACAATCGTCTCAAAGAATTCGCTGAAAATCAGAAAT TCATGATGGAGACTGACTTGGCCTTCTTTCTTGGATACGTGGTGATGACTATTGTGGCTACTCGATTCAGAT aCATCTTGTCGCTGAGGAAACTACTGCACCTGACCTATCGGTTATTCTATAGCAGTCTGTTCTTCAAGACAGTGTGTCTTCTACTCCTAAACATCGATTTATCGAGGTTTGCCCGGACTGGACTTGAAATGACTAAGATGCAAGACGCTG CTGAGGTTTTCTCGTGGCTGTCTACGGTTTTCTTTGTGTGTGTTCTGCTGCTTGTGTCAAAGGGGTTCTCTATCACCAG AGCTCAGATAAGCCTTCCTGGAACAGTGAAGACGATATGTTTTGGTTTCATCTACTTGACCTTCTACACCATCGTCTTCTTTGACCAACGTGTGCTCCTGGACCCCCAAGACATCATTGTCAGTATGACGTCACTATCAGCAAGCGGTTTGATTGGCCTAAAGTTTACTG GTGCTATCATTTTCGTATACGGCTGTATTGTGACGATCAAGAACCACCCAAGAAAGGTGCCCTTCTATTTACCATTCACTATCTTCTTTAGTGTTTGGTTTGTAGCTGAGCCTACCTATCGACTTCTATACTTGTACGTCTACCCAGTTCTGAAAAG TCCTAATATCTGGAATGGGATCGACCTGGCTTTGTGTTTTACTGGACATGCCTATTTCCTGTACATAACGCGACCGGACCGTCTTAATAAACGGTTCCCTTTCCATCTGCGAGCAGGCAAG GTTTCATTCCGTGATATCGATGAGGACGTAGAAGATCTCTATATTCCATCGAAGGACTTTTATTCCATTTTCCAAACTGGAAAGAAATCGGATATCGGACCTGGTACGACATTGACTATCCCCGAAGGACCCCAGCACTTCCAAACTCCTGTG TTGCCTTTCAATGCACCATCGGAAGAGTGCCTGGCTGTCCTTCTTCGACCATCCTTACCGGAGATACCAACCGTGTCTGCTACTGTTGACCTATCATACCGAATACCTCACCGGAGATACCAACCGTGTCTGCTAATGTTGACCTATCATACCAAACATCATCACCGGTTATACCAACGGTATCTGGTACTGTTCAGAAACGGACACCTGCAACGTCCTCGGTATTTGTTTCCATGCCTTCCGTAG
- the LOC121412096 gene encoding uncharacterized protein LOC121412096, with product MKITPAGSPTGQKQYPKEDSATVEISTASVPKGGFSIFSVQKQPDTGTSPVSDYIKTEDKETLACEEKLAAPKGGYSIFSVNKQPDTLTSHKNSGVDVTDQTEKYTSVNMEQPSRNNDFSFLPKITPSIESTVSSSPKTTKGSRSDVQLTQPSQEPLKTNAYLDSVSDEKVLEARVAENLKQIVIKPVDDSNLDKDTDESRCYTESISQVNGVASKARIINVLPAQEPTLQIMTPEESESDTALPDIQSQNNGGNPNVRVINVKPLNEPYLNITSTRESRSANQAVRNDSSTDASGKARLITMRPTSEPLKTRANVVSAARIQKVLDATTEDVPDIKSLSDDITVVSPKPSSLATNDVLEIKNTGSLGDQLKRELPVPRPKIQNWTTEPLKQPNDLLTNVGQGEEFENNLFETDHGRPSCPKEPDNDASRSEDIITAPAVNGGDFSKPSKKTRKEPSQRRFPKSTTLGMISDTSSDNQQMAMDPKTKKKKLKRFLKLARRHKNKPAKAE from the exons ATGAAGATCACTCCTGCTGGGTCACCAACCGGTCAGAAACAATATCCGAAGGAAGACAGCGCAACAGTTGAGATCTCCACG gcTTCTGTTCCCAAGGGAGGATTCTCTATATTCTCCGTCCAGAAACAACCG GACACCGGAACTTCTCCTGTATCTGATTACATCAAGACAGAAGACAAAGAGACATTAGCTTGTGAAGAGAAG CTTGCTGCTCCAAAAGGAGGATATTCTATCTTCTCTGTCAACAAGCAACCG GACACCCTGACTTCGCACAAGAATTCTGGCGTGGATGTGACAGATCAGACAGAGAAGTACACATCTGTGAATATG GAACAACCCAGTCGTAACAACGACTTCAGCTTCCTGCCAAAGATCACACCATCCATCGAATCCACTGTGTCATCTTCTCCGAAGACTACCAAAGGATCCAGATCTGATGTCCAACTGACCCAACCCAGTCAAGAGCCTTTGAAGACTAATGCTTATTTGGACTCGGTATCTGATGAGAAGGTGCTTGAGGCCAGAGTTGCTGAGAATCTGAAACAGATCGTCATCAAACCAGTAGATGACTCCAACCTGGACAAAGACACCGATGAATCCCGATGTTACACAGAGAGCATAAGCCAGGTCAACGGCGTTGCTTCTAAAGCGAGGATCATTAATGTTCTACCAGCTCAAGAGCCTACCTTGCAGATAATGACCCCTGAGGAATCCGAATCCGATACTGCTCTGCCTGACATCCAAAGCCAGAATAACGGCGGCAATCCCAACGTAAGGGTCATCAATGTTAAACCACTGAATGAGCCTTACCTAAACATCACTTCTACCAGGGAATCCAGATCTGCCAACCAGGCTGTTAGGAATGACAGTTCGACCGATGCATCGGGCAAGGCACGCTTGATCACCATGAGACCAACCAGTGAGCCTCTTAAAACCAGGGCCAATGTGGTTTCTGCTGCTCGAATCCAGAAAGTCCTTGATGCTACAACCGAGGACGTTCCAGATATCAAATCGCTTTCTGATGACATCACGGTCGTCTCGCCAAAGCCATCTTCTTTGGCAACAAATGACGTGCTCGAGATCAAGAACACTGGATCTCTTGGTGATCAACTGAAGCGGGAGTTACCGGTCCCTCGTCCAAAAATCCAGAACTGGACCACCGAGCCCCTAAAGCAGCCAAATGACCTTCTCACCAACGTCGGCCAAGGAGAAGAATTTGAGAATAATCTCTTCGAAACAGATCATGGACGTCCATCTTGTCCAAAAGAGCCAGATAATGATGCTTCAAGATCTGAAGACATCATCACTGCTCCTGCTGTTAATGGAGGGGATTTTTCAAAG CCTTCTAAAAAGACCAGGAAGGAGCCTTCCCAGAGACGATTTCCAAAATCAACCACCCTGGGAATGATTTCGGACACCTCTTCTGATAACCAACAAATG GCAATGGATCcaaagacaaagaagaagaagctcaAACGATTCCTGAAGCTCGCACGCAGGCACAAGAACAAGCCTGCGAAGGCAGAATAG